GAAACAGAAGAAATCTATGTTTTTGCATCTGAACCTAATTCCAAAATGAAAGAACAAGGATTTTACTACTCAAATAACCAGGGAGAAACCTGGAATTTAATGAATATGCAGGGGATATCCGGCTCTCCTTTAGTAATGTCGGCACACCCTTCCAGAAATGGAACATTCGCTATTGGTACAGATCAGGGTCTCTATTTATCTGAGAACTATGGAGATTCGTTTGAACAGATAGTAACTGATTTAAGTGTGAGTGCTGCTGTATTTTCAGATGATGATACAATAATTGCAGGAACAAATAATGGAGACAAGCGAATCTTAAAAATTAATATTAATGATAGTAGTTTCAGTAATTTAAATATGCCCCAAAACTTTGAAGGAAATATCTCGTATATTGCCGTAAACCGTGAAAACAAAAATGAACTCTCATTTGCAACCGATCTACTAAATGTATATACAAGTAGCGATAGTGGCAAAACATGGGATGAAATTGTTGAAGAAGGTACAAGTAGGAAGTCAGGAGAAAAGTAATCTCTTAAATAGAAATGCAACCTGATAGTGAAAATTATATAGAATTGTATGAAGTTTACTGTCAAAAGAGTGAAGGATAAGCTAAAAGCCATCCAAGTATAAATAATAGAGGATGGCTTTTCCTAAATTCTCCGTAATAGTGCCAATCATTCAATTTTTTTATGTCCCCGAAGAGAACAATAAACCCGGTTCTGCAGGTCTTTAGAAGACATTCCAAGGTTTTAGATGGCAACCATGCTTGGGAAATGGGTTCGCAGGATCGAGTATTCAACTTGCTAAATATCTTTATGACACTCAAATGATAAACCCTTTTTATGTGCAAAAAGATACACAGGTAGTAGGCAGGCAATACCAAAAAAGCAAACTGGAAATCAAGTGCAATGCTTATCTTGTTTTGCGTTCACATTAATTACATATTTTTCTAAAAATTAATTTGTTTATATTTACATAGGGTACAGGGGTATGGTAAATTGGTTATAGAAGGGGGGAAGCTAAATGCAACCTGAAATAAAAACGAATACTTTAATTGCTGATGAAGTAAATTGTTACGAGCTCGAAAGGAAAAGTCATCACTCGGATAAAGTGAAAAACTCACTTTTGATTCGACTAAACCGGATAGAAGGTCAAATACGTGGCATAAAAGGTTTAATCGAAAGAGACACTTATTGTGATGATGTCATTACACAAATATCAGCAACCCAATCTGCTTTGAACAGCGTGGCAAAAGTTCTTTTAGAAGGACATTTAAAGGGATGCTTAGTGGACCGCCTGGAGCAAGGAGATTTCGATGTATTAGATGAAGTACTCGTTACAATTCATAAGTTAATAAAAAAGTAAAGGAGCTGTTAGAAATGGAAAAGGTAACATTAAATGTACTTGGTATGTCGTGTGGACATTGTGTTAAAGCGATTGAAGGTAGTGTAGGAGAATTACCTGGAGTTTCAAATGTTAAAGTTTATCTTGAAAGCGGAAAAGTCGATGTGGAATACAGTCCAACGGAAGTTTCCCTGGATAAGATTAAGGAAACTATTGATGATCAAGGTTATGATGTGAATTAATTATGAAGAAGGGTGTGCTTAATGCGACACCCTTTCTTTTAATAACATGTATACCCTGTATGGGTATATAACCAATCTTGATAATATAGTATTTATCCTCATTTCCAGCTAAAAAGGAGGAAGAAAAATGGGTGAGAAATCAATAGCAAAGACTCAAACTGATCTTTCAGAAGAAAACGTTACATTGAGTATCACTGGAATGACATGTGCTGCGTGTGCGACACGCATCGAGAAAAACATTGCCAAAGTTCCAGGTGTACAAAAGGCTAATGTGAACCTCGCTACTGAGAAAGCTTCTGTTATATATGATCCTGCTGTTGCTTCTGTTAATGATGTCATTGCGAAAATAAAAAAGACGGGCTATGGAGTTCAGGAGGAAAAAGTCCAACTCGATATCATTGGAATGACATGTGCATCATGTTCAACTCGTGTTGAAAAAGGCTTGAAAAAGGTTGAAGGAGTTACTAGCGCAGCTGTCAATTTAGCAACTGAAAAAGCAATTATCGAATATATTCCTGGCAACACAAATATCGAGCAAATAATGGCGGCTGTAAAAAAAGTCGGCTACGATGCCAGGGTAGTAGGCGATAGTAATGATGATTATGAGCGTAGCGCAAGGGAAAAGGAATACAAAACGCAGGTCAGAAAATTCACTGTAGGGGCAATCCTTTCTGTGTTTTTCTTAATTCAAATGATATCGGATTTTGCGATGGAATATGGAAATGGGATGTTTTTTCATATGAGTCCATGGGTTCAATTCCTTCTTGCTACTCCAGTTCAATTCTATGTAGGAGGCCATTATTACCGTGATGCCTTCAACGCGGTTCGTGGGGGCAGTGCAAACATGGCAGTTTTAGTTGTACTGGGAACTTCAGCCGCATATTTTTACAGTTTAATTGTCACGATATTAGGAACAGGGCAATTTTTGTATTATGAAGCAGCTGCCATTGTTATGACCTTAATTGTTTTGGGGAAATTGCTTGAAACAAGGGCAAAAGGGCAAACATCTGAAGCAATTAAAACGCTCATGGGACTTCAAGCAAAAACAGCAAAGGTCCTACGAAATGGAGAAGAACTTGATATTCCACTAGAAGAGGTTCAAACAGGTGACTTGATTTTTGTTCGAGCAGGAGAAAAGGTTCCAGTAGATGGAGAAATAATCGAGGGAAATACTACAGTTGATGAATCCATGCTTACCGGTGAAAGTATGCCTGTTACAAAAGGAAAAGGCGACACAGTTATTGGAGCAACTGTAAATAAACACGGGGCGTTTACCTTTAAAGCGACCAAAGTTGGAAAGGATACTGCGTTAGCTCAAATTATCAAACTTGTCGAAGAAGCTCAGGGCTCAAAAGCCCCTATTCAGAAACTTGCCGATAAAATATCTGGAATCTTTGTCCCGATTGTCATACTAATTGCATTAGGTACTTTTGCTA
The window above is part of the Mesobacillus jeotgali genome. Proteins encoded here:
- the copZ gene encoding copper chaperone CopZ, producing the protein MEKVTLNVLGMSCGHCVKAIEGSVGELPGVSNVKVYLESGKVDVEYSPTEVSLDKIKETIDDQGYDVN
- a CDS encoding heavy metal translocating P-type ATPase; the protein is MGEKSIAKTQTDLSEENVTLSITGMTCAACATRIEKNIAKVPGVQKANVNLATEKASVIYDPAVASVNDVIAKIKKTGYGVQEEKVQLDIIGMTCASCSTRVEKGLKKVEGVTSAAVNLATEKAIIEYIPGNTNIEQIMAAVKKVGYDARVVGDSNDDYERSAREKEYKTQVRKFTVGAILSVFFLIQMISDFAMEYGNGMFFHMSPWVQFLLATPVQFYVGGHYYRDAFNAVRGGSANMAVLVVLGTSAAYFYSLIVTILGTGQFLYYEAAAIVMTLIVLGKLLETRAKGQTSEAIKTLMGLQAKTAKVLRNGEELDIPLEEVQTGDLIFVRAGEKVPVDGEIIEGNTTVDESMLTGESMPVTKGKGDTVIGATVNKHGAFTFKATKVGKDTALAQIIKLVEEAQGSKAPIQKLADKISGIFVPIVILIALGTFAITYFLAGFTPALVSTIAVLVIACPCALGLATPTAVMVGTGKGAENGLLIKGAEHLQTAQRVTTVVLDKTGTITKGEPDVTDIITFGEYSENELLQLAASAEKGSEHPLGEAIINGAKGKNLQLQDAQNFNAIPGHGIQVDINDQKVFIGNKKLMHKNSIVIDTALNRMEKLEGEGKTAMLIAVNDNLAGIIAVADTVKETSAKAIKHLKNMGIEVIMITGDNKLTAEAIANQVGVDRVLAEVLPEDKSAEVEKLKQEGKIVAMVGDGINDAPALAAAHVGIAIGTGTDVAMEAADITLMRGDLMGIVDTISLSKSTMRKIKQNLFWAFAYNVILIPVAAIGLLNPILAGGAMAFSSVSVVGNTLFLRKWKPIR
- a CDS encoding F510_1955 family glycosylhydrolase — translated: MSKKKKQNKEQKFGLGWLFLVVIGLFVILILLPNNGGNKMTFSDLHGLSYSGDGEKLIAAVHDGLKVYSNGSWSIPEGPKNDYMGYSPVKNGFYSSGHPAPSSNLKNPLGIVKSKDNGQTVDVVDLHGESDFHALSVGYETEEIYVFASEPNSKMKEQGFYYSNNQGETWNLMNMQGISGSPLVMSAHPSRNGTFAIGTDQGLYLSENYGDSFEQIVTDLSVSAAVFSDDDTIIAGTNNGDKRILKININDSSFSNLNMPQNFEGNISYIAVNRENKNELSFATDLLNVYTSSDSGKTWDEIVEEGTSRKSGEK
- a CDS encoding metal-sensitive transcriptional regulator produces the protein MQPEIKTNTLIADEVNCYELERKSHHSDKVKNSLLIRLNRIEGQIRGIKGLIERDTYCDDVITQISATQSALNSVAKVLLEGHLKGCLVDRLEQGDFDVLDEVLVTIHKLIKK